Proteins encoded in a region of the Elaeis guineensis isolate ETL-2024a chromosome 7, EG11, whole genome shotgun sequence genome:
- the LOC105049001 gene encoding uncharacterized protein, translated as MRGKDQASKLFYELCPLLLTLLRSPHLAIPPSDAPQAAAPPFPRPPQPAVVARPRAARQSQVSPVGFASLLLGASLALMLCGAVTFVIGFILMPWVIGLIMLFYVVGIVSNLSGLGRAILCPPPPSPAVSSPKDITGQLFSKLPII; from the exons ATGAGAGGCAAGGACCAGGCCTCGAAGCTCTTCTACGAGCTCTGCCCCCTCCTCCTCACCCTCCTTCGCTCCCCCCACCTCGCCATTCCCCCCTCCGACGCCCCTCAGGCGGCGGCGCCGCCTTTTCCACGGCCCCCGCAGCCAGCGGTGGTGGCGAGACCCCGCGCGGCGAGGCAGTCTCAGGTCTCGCCGGTGGGCTTCGCGTCGCTCCTACTCGGGGCGTCGCTCGCGCTCATGCTCTGCGGCGCGGTGACCTTCGTGATCGGGTTCATTCTAATGCCTTGGGTGATCGGGCTGATTATGCTGTTCTATGTCGTCGGAATCGTGTCGAATCTATCGGGGTTAGGGAGGGCGATCCTCTGCCCCCCTCCCCCTTCCCCTGCGGTTTCGTCCCCCAAAGACATCACCG GCCAACTCTTCTCTAAACTTCCAATTATTTAG